A genome region from Archaeoglobus fulgidus DSM 4304 includes the following:
- a CDS encoding nucleotidyltransferase domain-containing protein produces the protein MQKELINEIIGEVKPKAIALFGSQAKGKAGKFSDYDLLIITKDEESRNKAEKFEKGKVEIHALTMRTALELIHKGDPFFTQIVKECKPIYGEFYIKFLREVAENVGKSKVVA, from the coding sequence ATGCAGAAAGAACTAATTAACGAAATAATCGGGGAAGTTAAGCCGAAAGCGATAGCGCTTTTCGGCTCTCAGGCTAAGGGAAAAGCGGGAAAGTTTTCTGATTATGATTTGCTGATAATAACAAAGGATGAGGAGAGCAGAAATAAGGCGGAGAAGTTTGAGAAGGGCAAGGTTGAGATACATGCTCTGACCATGAGAACCGCTCTGGAGCTGATTCATAAAGGAGACCCTTTTTTCACCCAAATCGTAAAGGAGTGTAAACCGATTTATGGGGAGTTCTACATCAAGTTTTTGAGAGAGGTGGCTGAAAATGTTGGAAAAAGCAAGGTTGTGGCTTGA
- a CDS encoding HEPN domain-containing protein, with protein sequence MDIVPADSIYHSQQAVEKAIKAALVLKGIGQGAQSFRLILRRVRHSVPPA encoded by the coding sequence ATGGACATAGTTCCTGCCGACAGTATCTACCACAGTCAGCAGGCTGTGGAAAAGGCCATTAAAGCAGCACTTGTTTTGAAGGGAATAGGTCAAGGAGCACAGAGTTTCCGGCTTATTTTACGACGAGTTCGTCATTCTGTACCCCCAGCTTGA
- a CDS encoding ATP-grasp domain-containing protein yields MKIACFAESYNFKSKEERQAMEIFKSTAESMGHSFDVLGKEILSRIDDYDSIFIRATTDPLFVSYVVSRLAEEKGKKVIDDSESIRICSNKIDMYKRLMKNSVRIPKTLFFYGDFENLESYAEQLGYPVVVKSPNSRFSLYVEKANSYQELVKTAKRFMKRSKALILQEYLPTAFDWRVGVLKGEVIYVCKYLMPKGGWKVCDNVEGKKTWGDVRAIKVKNAPTELRKTAVMAAKSIGDGLYGVDIKEVNGCYYVIEVNDNPTIMHGYEDAKNPELYQKIIQALVG; encoded by the coding sequence ATGAAAATTGCCTGCTTCGCTGAAAGCTACAACTTCAAGAGCAAAGAGGAAAGACAGGCCATGGAAATCTTCAAATCCACCGCTGAAAGCATGGGCCACAGCTTCGATGTTCTTGGAAAGGAAATCCTTTCGAGGATTGACGATTACGACTCAATTTTCATTAGAGCAACAACCGACCCGCTCTTCGTATCTTACGTTGTGTCAAGGCTGGCTGAGGAGAAGGGAAAGAAGGTCATAGACGATTCCGAGAGCATCAGAATCTGCTCCAACAAGATAGACATGTACAAAAGGCTCATGAAAAATTCCGTCAGAATTCCAAAAACCCTGTTCTTCTACGGCGACTTTGAAAACCTTGAGAGCTATGCTGAACAGCTCGGATACCCTGTTGTGGTTAAAAGTCCGAATTCGAGGTTCTCTCTGTATGTGGAGAAGGCTAACAGCTATCAGGAGCTGGTTAAAACAGCAAAGAGGTTCATGAAGAGGAGCAAGGCTCTGATTCTGCAGGAATACTTGCCCACAGCATTCGACTGGAGGGTTGGAGTGCTGAAAGGAGAGGTAATCTACGTATGCAAGTACTTAATGCCGAAGGGTGGTTGGAAGGTCTGCGACAATGTAGAGGGAAAGAAGACGTGGGGAGACGTGAGGGCAATTAAGGTCAAAAACGCTCCCACAGAGCTGAGAAAAACTGCGGTGATGGCTGCGAAGAGCATAGGGGACGGGCTGTATGGAGTGGACATAAAAGAGGTCAATGGCTGTTACTACGTTATAGAGGTCAACGACAATCCCACAATTATGCACGGCTACGAGGATGCCAAGAATCCTGAGCTTTACCAAAAGATTATTCAGGCTCTGGTAGGCTGA